In Trichoderma atroviride chromosome 2, complete sequence, one DNA window encodes the following:
- a CDS encoding uncharacterized protein (EggNog:ENOG41) gives MKADEPIIFSKLLFCIQEINTDEELVASSKEEPICLQRGTYYPCVITNCQHVDGLALACHSTCAAEGLPSSKTLEVTTWDPGFELPIAQSADLKRHLASKRASRRDLVRSTLQAKEKMVEASSSQVKTSSRIWATYVKLHGETYVSALSNNHGDDLVYDPGSKAIEDIIYVRRGPLGVKRIVVACSTETLEMENHPLDWWQVLPLVEDSVLHFEFDGLKLRNIQEAERGICRPALWSAPFCRKDLIRFIVTHSSKPSRFNRVKINDPETTGYSVAWNPFQLALKIVRHTAADDLSCYAELPQDMTTWLHFPMGRGEFLQEIWRREHTHCCRTEIDLVLVTTAGRVHVLGKHPIPGHTYVHTRITALRREPDYIYIDDSAGILELALNPAPPEIEDPFGSLNLPVSTSQYPKGTSAESYFYTSASLDDLDFLEPCNVNGVTTGVLLHYCDGSRAVVGQVRLDRLSNKQHVPRDATIRFVITRNIAQCPKVRGVLVLTADMHEQIPPVNDGLELEVACQGRLEWWYTLRQCQLAYEGRASASVV, from the exons ATGAAGGCTGATGAGCCCATTATCTTCAGTAAATTACTCTTCTGCATCCAAGAGATCAACACTGACGAAGAACTTGTAGCATCGTCAAAGGAAGAACCGATTTGTCTCCAACGGGGTACATATTACCCATGCGTAATTACCAACTGCCAGCATGTCGACGGCCTCGCGCTGGCCTGCCACTCAACTTGTGCAGCAGAGGGTCTGCCGTCTTCGAAAACCTTGGAGGTGACCACCTGGGACCCAGGGTTTGAGTTACCAATTGCACAATCAGCTGATCTCAAGCGCCATCTAGCATCTAAAAGGGCCTCAAGGCGCGACCTGGTGCGTTCAACTTtacaagcaaaagagaagatggtcgAGGCTTCAAGCAGTCAAGTGAAAACCTCATCACGTATATGGGCAACGTACGTGAAACTACACGGCGAGACGTATGTCTCAGCGCTGAGCAATAATCATGGGGATGACCTTGTTTACGATCCGGGATCGAAAGCAATAGAAGATATTATTTACGTTAGACGAGGCCCCTTGGGCGTGAAGAGGATTGTCGTCGCGTGCTCAACAGAGactctggagatggagaatcATCCACTGGACTGGTGGCAGGTCCTGCCGCTGGTTGAAGACTCTGTACTCCATTTCGAGTTTGAT GGACTCAAACTCCGCAATATTCAAGAAGCCGAACGAGGGATTTGTCGACCGGCATTATGGTCAGCCCCGTTCTGTCGAAAAGATCTCATCCGTTTCATTGTGACACACTCATCGAAGCCATCTAGATTTAATCGCGTCAAGATCAATGACCCTGAAACGACAGGATACTCGGTAGCGTGGAACCCCTTTCAACTAGCGCTCAAGATTGTGAGGCATACAGCCGCGGATGATTTGTCGTGCTACGCCGAACTGCCTCAAGACATGACGACATGGCTGCACTTCCCTATGGGCCGCGGCGAATTCCTTCAGGAGATTTGGCGTCGAGAGCACACACACTGTTGCCGAACAGAGATTGATTTGGTGCTGGTGACTACAGCTGGTCGCGTGCATGTGTTAGGGAAGCACCCAATACCAGGCCATACATATGTCCATACACGCATTACTGCACTTCGAAGGGAGCCGGATTATATCTACATTGATGATTCGGCTGGGATACTCGAGCTGGCTCTCAACCCAGCACCACCGGAAATTGAAGACCCGTTTGGCAGCCTGAATTTGCCGGTCTCGACGTCCCAGTACCCGAAAGGCACTTCTGCCGAGAGCTACTTTTACACGTCTGCATCTCTCGATGACCTGGATTTCTTGGAGCCGTGTAATGTCAATGGCGTCACCACCGGCGTGCTTTTGCACTATTGCGACGGATCACGAGCAGTCGTAGGGCAAGTCAGGCTGGACAGACTGAGCAATAAGCAGCATGTGCCCCGCGATGCAACGATCCGATTTGTTATCACTCGGAACATAGCCCAATGCCCGAAAGTCCGCGGCGTTTTGGTCTTGACGGCGGATATGCATGAGCAGATTCCTCCCGTGAACGACGGGTTGGAGTTGGAGGTTGCTTGTCAGGGTAGGTTAGAGTGGTGGTATACTTTGAGGCAGTGCCAGCTTGCGTACGAGGGACGGGCTAGTGCATCGGTAGTATAG